The Musa acuminata AAA Group cultivar baxijiao chromosome BXJ1-3, Cavendish_Baxijiao_AAA, whole genome shotgun sequence genome window below encodes:
- the LOC103973146 gene encoding putative invertase inhibitor has protein sequence MRPSTICILLAVAVLLHHHLLPGVEASVEKACRDAANSSPNINYDFCVAELLPYPGSGSADQKSLTVIAATLAKDKTTSASAKVKSLLARTSDPKTKQGLESCGSVYEDLFSDLNTSIPAIKEGRLVDAKTYLSAAVDAPDTCEDGFKELKVPSPLTKEDSDLTQMCTIALAFTNMLG, from the coding sequence ATGAGGCCGTCCACCATCTGTATTCTCCTGGCGGTGGcagtcctcctccaccaccacctcctccccggGGTGGAGGCATCGGTTGAGAAGGCGTGCAGGGACGCGGCGAATAGCAGCCCCAATATCAACTATGACTTCTGCGTGGCGGAGCTCCTCCCGTACCCGGGGAGCGGGTCGGCGGACCAGAAGTCGCTGACGGTGATCGCGGCTACCTTGGCGAAGGACAAAACCACCAGCGCCAGCGCTAAGGTCAAGAGTTTGCTAGCCAGAACGAGTGATCCAAAGACGAAGCAGGGCTTGGAGTCTTGCGGGAGCGTCTACGAGGACCTGTTCTCCGACCTCAACACGTCCATCCCGGCCATCAAGGAGGGTCGCCTGGTCGACGCCAAGACCTATCTTAGCGCCGCTGTGGACGCGCCCGACACCTGCGAGGACGGTTTCAAGGAGCTGAAGGTCCCCTCGCCCTTGACCAAGGAGGACTCCGACTTGACGCAGATGTGCACTATTGCTTTAGCCTTCACCAATATGCTGGGGTGA